The following proteins are co-located in the Desulfatitalea tepidiphila genome:
- the dnaB gene encoding replicative DNA helicase, protein MVLNPKNTSDDPTLKKLPPQSIEAEESILSAILLDNSTLLDVLELLRPEDFYRTAHQTIFAAIASLFSKAEPVDLITLTNILRDTNQLEKVGGAAYLARIVDTVPSAINVSHYARIVRDKSALRRLIAKAGEITQRCYEEAGDFDQVLDFAEGAVFEISENKHRAAFHPLSKVIEANIDALEERQGNRALITGIPTGFTRLDHMTSGLQGSDLIILAARPAMGKTALALNIARNAAFESDVPVAIFSLEMSKEQLSMRMLCSEARVDSSRVRSGFLNPEDWHRITDAAGSLSEAPIFIDDSPDISTTSIRTKCRRLKMDKDLGLVVIDYLQLMRGRQDTERRDLEISEISRSLKLLAKELNVPVLALSQLNRKLEERSDKRPQLSDLRESGALEQDADVVAFIYRDEVYNKDENNPNRGTAEVILSKQRNGPTGVVPLTFLGAYTRFENPA, encoded by the coding sequence ATGGTATTAAATCCTAAAAACACATCCGACGATCCAACCCTGAAAAAACTTCCGCCTCAAAGCATCGAGGCTGAAGAGTCCATTCTCAGTGCAATTTTGCTGGACAACAGCACGCTTCTGGATGTGCTCGAACTTCTTCGCCCCGAAGACTTTTATCGTACAGCGCATCAGACCATATTCGCCGCCATCGCGTCCCTGTTCTCCAAGGCCGAACCTGTAGATCTGATTACTCTGACCAACATTTTGCGGGACACCAACCAGCTTGAAAAAGTGGGTGGGGCCGCGTACCTGGCCCGGATCGTAGATACCGTGCCGTCGGCGATCAATGTCAGCCACTACGCGCGCATTGTAAGGGACAAATCGGCATTGCGCCGACTTATTGCCAAGGCCGGTGAAATCACACAGCGCTGCTACGAAGAGGCCGGCGATTTCGATCAGGTCCTCGATTTTGCCGAAGGGGCGGTGTTTGAAATATCTGAGAACAAACATCGGGCCGCTTTTCATCCGCTCAGCAAGGTCATCGAAGCCAATATCGACGCCCTGGAAGAGCGCCAGGGAAACCGTGCGCTGATCACCGGCATCCCCACCGGATTCACACGGCTGGATCATATGACATCGGGACTGCAGGGATCGGATCTCATCATCCTGGCCGCCAGACCGGCCATGGGCAAAACCGCCCTGGCCCTCAATATTGCCCGCAATGCCGCTTTTGAAAGCGATGTGCCGGTAGCCATCTTCTCTTTGGAAATGTCCAAAGAGCAATTGTCCATGCGTATGCTCTGCTCCGAAGCCCGGGTGGATTCCTCTCGCGTCCGAAGCGGCTTTCTCAACCCTGAAGACTGGCACCGTATCACCGATGCCGCCGGGTCCCTTTCCGAAGCGCCCATCTTCATCGATGACTCACCGGATATTTCAACCACCTCCATTCGCACCAAGTGCCGACGACTGAAGATGGATAAAGACCTTGGCCTGGTGGTGATCGACTACCTCCAACTGATGAGAGGCCGCCAGGATACAGAGCGACGCGATTTGGAAATATCAGAAATTTCCAGGTCCCTCAAACTTCTGGCCAAAGAGTTGAATGTTCCGGTCCTGGCTTTGTCACAGCTCAACCGGAAACTTGAAGAGCGAAGCGACAAGCGACCTCAACTTTCAGATTTGAGGGAATCCGGTGCATTGGAGCAAGATGCCGACGTGGTGGCTTTCATCTACCGTGATGAAGTCTACAATAAAGACGAAAACAATCCCAATCGCGGCACGGCCGAAGTCATTCTCTCCAAGCAGCGCAATGGCCCGACAGGTGTCGTTCCCCTCACCTTCCTGGGTGCCTATACACGCTTCGAGAACCCGGCATGA
- the rplI gene encoding 50S ribosomal protein L9: MKVILKETIDSLGIIGSEVKVAPGYARNYLLPQGKAVPATPQYRSILAHEKAKFELQIAKERELAQQMAQRLEGVECQVAAKVHEGDRLYGSVTARDVINALAKDGIVVEKRMMLLTEPIKTIGTFKIPIRVYKGIKPEITVHVVPE, encoded by the coding sequence ATGAAAGTCATATTGAAAGAAACGATAGATTCGCTCGGCATCATCGGCAGCGAAGTGAAGGTGGCGCCCGGCTATGCCCGCAACTACCTGCTGCCCCAGGGTAAAGCAGTCCCGGCGACCCCCCAATACCGGAGCATACTGGCTCATGAAAAAGCCAAATTCGAACTCCAGATCGCAAAAGAGCGGGAATTGGCCCAACAAATGGCCCAGCGCCTGGAAGGTGTGGAATGTCAGGTGGCGGCCAAGGTGCATGAAGGCGATCGCCTCTATGGGTCGGTAACTGCCAGGGACGTGATTAACGCCTTGGCAAAAGACGGCATTGTGGTTGAAAAGAGGATGATGCTACTGACCGAACCGATCAAAACGATCGGCACCTTTAAAATCCCGATTCGCGTTTACAAAGGCATCAAACCCGAAATCACAGTTCACGTAGTGCCCGAGTAA
- the rpsR gene encoding 30S ribosomal protein S18: MRNTTAKKPVVRRKRRVYHRRKVCRFCADSKIEIDYKDAKTLRYFITERGKIIPRRITGTCASHQRSLTLAIKRARAIALLPFVGTLD; encoded by the coding sequence ATGAGAAATACAACTGCAAAAAAGCCGGTAGTCAGGAGAAAACGTAGAGTATATCATCGACGCAAAGTGTGCCGCTTCTGTGCCGACAGCAAAATTGAAATCGATTACAAGGATGCCAAAACCCTGCGTTATTTCATCACCGAACGTGGAAAAATCATTCCCCGCAGGATTACCGGTACATGCGCATCGCATCAACGCAGCCTGACGTTGGCGATCAAACGCGCGCGGGCTATTGCCTTGCTGCCGTTTGTTGGTACTCTTGATTAA
- the rpsF gene encoding 30S ribosomal protein S6, which translates to MRRYETIVIIDPDISEEDRTTLITKTREIIPQQEGVFLQENQWGVKKLAYEIKKKPRGYYVLMDYCGTGKVVDEIERFFRIDDRVMKYLTVQIDPHADAEKILADLAAAKEKEGAPQEAAASDEGQSASEQQVAGSSSGKESPAAQNDQVNEPAPEN; encoded by the coding sequence ATGCGACGGTACGAAACGATTGTTATTATTGATCCAGACATCTCAGAAGAAGACCGCACCACCCTAATCACGAAAACCCGTGAAATCATTCCCCAACAAGAGGGTGTCTTCCTGCAGGAAAACCAATGGGGCGTAAAAAAACTGGCTTACGAAATCAAAAAGAAGCCTCGCGGATACTATGTCCTGATGGATTATTGCGGAACAGGAAAAGTGGTCGACGAAATTGAACGCTTTTTTCGCATCGATGACCGTGTCATGAAGTATTTGACGGTTCAAATCGACCCACATGCAGATGCCGAAAAGATATTGGCCGATCTCGCGGCCGCCAAAGAAAAGGAAGGAGCTCCCCAGGAAGCTGCAGCAAGCGATGAGGGCCAATCCGCATCCGAGCAGCAGGTGGCCGGTTCATCCAGCGGCAAGGAGAGCCCGGCGGCACAAAACGACCAGGTCAATGAACCTGCCCCTGAGAATTAA
- a CDS encoding RNA 2'-phosphotransferase, with translation MVPKEIVKLEKFLLYVLSRHPDEFGLLPDAEGYFKIKSLLQALHEEVGWKHIRQSHIDTLLLLTQPAKLEINGPLIRARQRDCMPALMVPDTLPKLLHTAIRRRAYRWTHENGILPAGQPFILLSTDLSMAMRIGKRIDNDPILLTVQTAKAASAGSFFRQFGERLYLADRIEPATFSGPPLPKEQPDIARARPQQAMQRNETPGSFFMDPQSDPVAQQARKRQQHRDQMDRKKQRRMARKEKERHWQQ, from the coding sequence ATGGTACCGAAGGAGATCGTCAAGCTTGAAAAATTCCTGTTGTACGTACTTTCCAGGCATCCGGACGAATTTGGCCTATTGCCCGATGCCGAAGGATATTTCAAGATCAAGTCACTGCTTCAAGCCCTGCATGAAGAGGTTGGATGGAAACACATCCGTCAATCCCATATCGACACGCTGTTGTTGCTGACACAGCCGGCCAAGCTTGAAATCAACGGCCCGCTTATCCGTGCTCGCCAAAGGGACTGCATGCCTGCTCTTATGGTACCCGATACACTGCCCAAGCTTCTTCACACGGCGATTCGGCGTCGCGCCTACCGATGGACGCATGAAAATGGCATTCTTCCTGCCGGCCAACCATTTATTTTGTTGTCAACCGACCTCTCCATGGCCATGAGAATCGGAAAAAGAATAGATAACGATCCAATCCTGCTCACCGTTCAAACAGCCAAGGCCGCAAGCGCCGGTTCGTTTTTCCGCCAATTCGGTGAAAGGCTTTATCTGGCCGACCGCATTGAACCCGCCACCTTCAGCGGCCCGCCACTGCCAAAGGAGCAGCCAGATATTGCACGGGCTCGGCCCCAGCAAGCGATGCAACGCAATGAAACGCCCGGCAGCTTTTTTATGGATCCTCAATCCGATCCGGTTGCCCAGCAGGCCAGGAAGCGGCAACAGCACCGGGATCAAATGGATCGGAAAAAACAACGGCGAATGGCTCGCAAGGAAAAAGAGCGCCATTGGCAGCAATAA